The following DNA comes from Kitasatospora sp. NBC_01287.
AGAGCAGGTGGGAGTCGAACATCAGGGTCTCCTCGTCGACCTCCGCCAGGTCGTGCCGGTACTGCTCGGGGGTGACGGACGCGGCGGGGGTGACCGGCTCGCCGAGCCGGTGCAGGGCGAGGACGCGGCGCAGCTTGGCCAGGTAGCCGTACGGGAACCCGGCGGCGAAGCGGTCGGCCGGCGAGGGCGGGGTGCGCGGCTCGCGCCAGGCGATGCCCTCGGCGGCAAGCGCCTGGTGCAGCAGCTCGAAATCGCCCTGGCTGTCCGGCTCCTGGGTGGTGCCGACGGTGAGTGAGAGTCCCATGCGCCGCACCGTAGTGCACCGCGCTGACGGGCGGCCCGGCGCCTGGGTGCCACCGGACACCCAGGCGCCTCCCGCGTGGGAGCGTGCCCACCTTTCTGCAACGGCCGCTGCGCCGAGTATTGACGAGCCTTGGCAGTCCTGGCTTGATGTTTTTCGGCACCGGTGTCATGCCCTTGCCGTCTCATGGAAGCGCTCCCACGCTTCTGCCGCTCCCCGCAAGGCGCAACCCGGGCCCATCCCACCCCCACTCGAAGGGACCCGACCGTGCCACACCCCCTGTTCCGAAGGCTGCGGACCGCCGCGGCCGCGATCGCGCTCGGCGCCGCCGCGCTGACGCCCGTGGTCGGCGCGCCGAGCGCGCAGGCCGCAACCACGACCACGACCGTGACCACGAGCGCGGCGGCGCACGTCGCCAACCCGTTCGTCGGCGCGACCGGCTACCTCAACCCCGACTACGTCGCCGAGGTCGACGCCCAGGCCGCCGCCGACGGCGGTGCCCTCGGCGCGGCCGAGACGCAGGTGGCCGCGAATCCCACCGCCGTCTGGATGGACCACATCGGGGCCATCGCGGGCGACAGCACCCACCTCGGCCTGCGGGCCCAACTCGACCACGCGCTCACCCAGGCGGCGGCCGGCAGTTCGCCGGTGGTCTTCGAGGTGGTGGTCTACGACCTGCCGGGCCGGGACTGCGCAGCCCTCGCCTCCAATGGTGAACTGCCCGCCACCAGCGCCGGGTTGGCGACCTACGAGAGCCAGTACGTGGACCCGGTCGCGGCGATCCTGAGCGACCCGCGCTACGCCGCGCTGCGGATCGCGGCGGTGATCGAGCCGGACTCGCTGCCCAACGCGGTGACCAACCAGAGCAAGCCCGCCTGCGCCACCGCCACCCCGCTCTACGAGTCGGGGATCGAGTACGCGCTGAACAAGCTGCACCCGATCACCAACGTCTACGACTACCTGGACATCGGCCACGCCGGCTGGTTGGGCTGGCCCAGCAACATGAACCCGGCCGGCCAGGAGTACGCCAAGGTCGCCAGGGCCACCACGGCCGGTTTCGCCAGTATCGACGGCTTCATCAGCGACACGGCCAACACCACGCCGACCACCGAGCCCTTCCTCGGCAACCCGGACCTGCAGGTCGGCGGCAACCCGCTGAAGTCGGCCGACTTCTACCAGTACAACCCCGAGTTCGACGAGTACGGCTACGACACCGCGATGTACTCGACCATGGTGGCCAACGGCTTCCCGAGCACCGTCGGCTTCCTGATCGACACCTCCCGCAACGGCTGGGGCGGCCCGTCCCGGCCGACCGCGCTCAACGCCGCGCCGACCACGGTGAACGGCTACGTCACCGCGAACAAGGTGGACCAGCGCCCGTTCCGGGGCGACTGGTGCAACGTCGACGGCGCGGGGATCGGCGCGCGCCCGCAGGCGCTGCCGTACGGCAGCGGCAGCCCGATCATCGCCTTCGTCTGGGTCAAGCCGCCGGGCGAGTCGGACGGCGACTACCCGACCGCGACGCACAGCCACGGCGACCCGCACTGCGACCCCGACGGCACCCAGAGCGACGGCAACGGCGGCACCTACCCGACCGACGCGATCCCCGGCTACGACATCCCGGCCGGGCAGTGGTTCGGCGCTCAGTTCCAGCAGTTGGTCCGATACGCCTACCCGTCCTTCACCACCGGCACCGGCGGTGACACCACGCCGCCCAGCGTCCCGACCGGGCTGAGCGTCACCGGCAGCACGGCCTCCGGTGTGTCACTCGCCTGGAGTGCCGCGACCGACAACGTGGGCGTCGCCGGGTACCACGTCTACCGGGGCGGCACCGAGGTCGGCAGTACCAGCGGTACCAGCTACACCGACACCGGGCTCAGCGCGGCTACCGACTACCAGTACAGCGTCAGCGCCTACGACGCGGCCGGCAACGCCTCGGCGCTCTCCGCGGCCGTCACCGCGACCACCGCGAGCGGCGGCGGGAGCGGCGGCGGCTGCACGGCGACGTACACGGTCGCCAGCGACTGGGGCTCCGGCTTCAACGCGAACGTCACGGTGGCCGACACCGGCACGGCCGCCACCAAGTCCTGGACCGTGAGCTGGACCTGGGGCGGCGCCCAGCGGATCAGCAACAGCTGGAACGCCACCGTCACCCAGAGCGGCAGCGCGGTCAGCGCCGCCAGCCTGGGCTACAACGGCGCGATCGCCGTCGGCGGCAGCACCAGCTTCGGGTTCCAGGGCAGCTACACGGGGTCCAACACCGCTCCCGTGCTGAGCTGCGCCGCGAGCTGACCGACCATCACCCCGGGGCCGGCCGGCACCACCCGCCGGTCGGCCCCCTTCCTCCGTAGGAGCGCTCCCATGACCTCCGCACCCCCTCCCGCCCGCCCCGGTCCCCCTACCCCGTCCGCCTCGTCCGCCTCGTCCGCCTCGTCCAGCGCCCGCCCGGCCAGGCGCGGTGTGCTCGCGGCGGCGGCCGTCGTCGGGGCCGGCGCGCTCGGCGCGGCGCTGCTGCTGCCGCCCGGCGACCTGGCGGTGGCCGGTGCCACCGCCCCCTCCTGTCAGGTCAGTTATGGCGTCAACGACTGGGGTGGCGGGTTCACCGCCAACCTCACCATCAGCGACACCGGCACCGCGCCGATCAACGGCTGGACCCTGGGCTACGCCTACACCGGCACCCAGACCCTCAGCAGCGGCTGGAACGGCGGCTGGACCCAGGACGGAACCGCCGTCACCGTCACCAGCCCCGGCTGGGCCGCCACCATCAGCCCCGGCGGCAGCTACACCACCAGTGCCAACTTCAGCTACACCGGCACCAATTCGGCCCCCACCGCCTTCACCCTCAACGGCACGCCCTGCGGTCCGGCCGGCTCCCCCAGCCCGTCGCCGACGCCCACTCCCACTCCCACTCCCACTCCCACGCCCACTCCCACTCCCACGCCCACTCCCACGCCCACACCCACCGGTCCGCCGAGCACCACGGCTCCCGCGCTGCGTGTCTCGGGCAACCGGCTGGTGGACGGCTCCGGACAGACCGTCACCCTGCACGGCGCCAACCGATCGGGCGCGGAGTTCGCCTGCGTGCAGGGCAC
Coding sequences within:
- a CDS encoding glycoside hydrolase family 6 protein produces the protein MPHPLFRRLRTAAAAIALGAAALTPVVGAPSAQAATTTTTVTTSAAAHVANPFVGATGYLNPDYVAEVDAQAAADGGALGAAETQVAANPTAVWMDHIGAIAGDSTHLGLRAQLDHALTQAAAGSSPVVFEVVVYDLPGRDCAALASNGELPATSAGLATYESQYVDPVAAILSDPRYAALRIAAVIEPDSLPNAVTNQSKPACATATPLYESGIEYALNKLHPITNVYDYLDIGHAGWLGWPSNMNPAGQEYAKVARATTAGFASIDGFISDTANTTPTTEPFLGNPDLQVGGNPLKSADFYQYNPEFDEYGYDTAMYSTMVANGFPSTVGFLIDTSRNGWGGPSRPTALNAAPTTVNGYVTANKVDQRPFRGDWCNVDGAGIGARPQALPYGSGSPIIAFVWVKPPGESDGDYPTATHSHGDPHCDPDGTQSDGNGGTYPTDAIPGYDIPAGQWFGAQFQQLVRYAYPSFTTGTGGDTTPPSVPTGLSVTGSTASGVSLAWSAATDNVGVAGYHVYRGGTEVGSTSGTSYTDTGLSAATDYQYSVSAYDAAGNASALSAAVTATTASGGGSGGGCTATYTVASDWGSGFNANVTVADTGTAATKSWTVSWTWGGAQRISNSWNATVTQSGSAVSAASLGYNGAIAVGGSTSFGFQGSYTGSNTAPVLSCAAS